One genomic window of Streptomyces sp. NBC_01276 includes the following:
- a CDS encoding DUF6221 family protein, translating into MSQDLVEFLHARLDEEADLARRSDSDGCGEWTAHGHTVDFCQGELSGFHPTMALHVALHDPARVLREVEAKRRVLSRHVLSPATGDPELPWDNRDDCQYDGDTWPCDDLLDLASPYADHPAYPRLP; encoded by the coding sequence ATGAGCCAAGACCTTGTGGAGTTCCTCCACGCACGGCTGGACGAGGAGGCCGACCTGGCCCGACGCAGCGACAGTGACGGCTGTGGGGAGTGGACCGCTCACGGGCACACGGTCGACTTCTGCCAAGGAGAACTCTCCGGCTTCCATCCCACGATGGCCCTGCACGTCGCGCTGCACGACCCGGCTCGTGTTCTGCGGGAGGTCGAAGCCAAGCGACGCGTTCTCTCCCGCCATGTACTCAGTCCGGCCACCGGCGACCCCGAACTGCCGTGGGACAACCGCGATGACTGCCAGTACGACGGTGACACCTGGCCATGCGACGACCTGCTCGACCTCGCCTCACCCTACGCCGATCACCCCGCCTACCCGCGACTGCCCTGA
- a CDS encoding GIY-YIG nuclease family protein encodes MMRTYLLAAEGSVLTKIGRAAHVGNRVAQLQTGQPMTLTVLLDSVGDYEAALHGRFDAQRVRGEWFDLTVLGDPVRLVLAALAALAALAEMAATPPSAAAPQPLLPVPRQLPAPVSHELSAPVPPRPPWSADAFGPDPGGASCRWCGAPVHQGNTRTSRLYCKRAHRQRAFEAERLGLPMLKDRPPAQAPVAPVPVGDHHQCGWCREPLVRQPLGRPVRYCSAGCKQRAYEARKVERAVRAARLAEGGPDQVVT; translated from the coding sequence ATGATGCGCACGTACCTGTTGGCGGCCGAGGGGTCGGTCCTGACGAAGATCGGCCGGGCCGCCCACGTCGGCAATCGGGTGGCTCAACTCCAGACCGGCCAGCCCATGACCTTGACCGTGCTCCTGGACAGCGTCGGCGACTACGAAGCCGCGCTGCACGGCCGTTTCGACGCGCAGCGCGTACGGGGTGAATGGTTTGACCTGACCGTGCTGGGCGACCCGGTCCGGCTGGTCCTGGCAGCCCTGGCAGCCCTGGCAGCCCTGGCCGAGATGGCCGCCACCCCGCCCTCAGCGGCGGCTCCCCAGCCACTCCTACCCGTTCCCCGTCAGCTACCCGCCCCCGTTTCTCACGAGCTATCCGCCCCGGTCCCCCCTCGACCGCCCTGGTCCGCAGACGCGTTCGGGCCCGACCCGGGCGGGGCTTCCTGCCGTTGGTGCGGCGCCCCCGTGCATCAAGGGAACACCCGCACATCGCGGCTGTACTGCAAGCGGGCTCACCGGCAACGCGCCTTCGAAGCCGAACGCCTCGGCCTTCCGATGTTGAAGGACCGGCCGCCGGCTCAGGCTCCCGTGGCACCGGTGCCCGTAGGCGATCACCACCAGTGCGGCTGGTGCCGTGAGCCCTTGGTACGCCAGCCCCTTGGCAGGCCAGTCCGGTACTGCTCAGCCGGCTGCAAACAACGCGCGTACGAAGCGAGGAAGGTCGAGCGCGCCGTGCGCGCCGCGCGCCTCGCGGAAGGCGGACCCGATCAGGTCGTGACATGA
- a CDS encoding FAD-dependent oxidoreductase, which yields MSTTTRIAIAGAGLGGLICARILQQHGVPVTVFERETDPHSRSQGGTLDIHEDTGQAALRASGLFDQFLALSRPESQEWRLYDRHATLIRHDQAGVGDLSRPEIDRGQLRALLLDSLAPGTVRWGHSVKAVTPLPRGTARLHHHDRTGGEDFDLVIGADGAWSRVRPALSDAQPSYAGVTLVEVHFDDVDHRHPGIARLVGRGTMSAKAGRRSLVLQRNSNGHVRGYVNFRGPQDWHAGLDLTDTEAVRARLLAQYQGWHESLLDILRDNEGSFINRPMFVLPVHHSWQRVPGITLLGDAAHLMPPVGVGANLALLDGAELAQAVIDHPTIAQALDAYESVMLPRATDNAKTAQQMLTTLMPDTDSDDAAFPDSLWPANTLPDSRPAHTN from the coding sequence ATGTCCACCACCACTCGTATCGCGATCGCCGGCGCCGGCCTCGGCGGCCTCATCTGCGCGCGCATCCTGCAACAGCACGGCGTGCCGGTCACGGTCTTCGAGCGCGAGACCGACCCCCACTCCCGCTCGCAAGGCGGCACTCTCGACATCCACGAAGACACCGGCCAGGCAGCCCTGCGTGCATCCGGCCTGTTCGACCAGTTCCTCGCCCTCTCCCGGCCCGAGAGCCAGGAGTGGCGCTTGTACGACCGCCACGCGACCCTGATACGCCACGACCAGGCAGGCGTGGGCGATCTGAGCAGGCCCGAGATCGACCGCGGCCAGCTGCGCGCGCTCCTGCTGGACTCCCTCGCCCCCGGCACGGTCCGCTGGGGTCACTCCGTGAAGGCCGTCACGCCATTACCCCGTGGTACCGCCCGCCTGCATCACCACGACCGCACGGGCGGCGAAGACTTCGACCTGGTCATCGGCGCCGATGGCGCCTGGTCCCGGGTACGCCCCGCGCTTTCCGACGCCCAACCCTCCTACGCCGGTGTCACGTTGGTGGAAGTCCACTTCGACGACGTCGACCACCGTCACCCCGGCATCGCCCGCCTGGTCGGTCGCGGCACCATGTCGGCCAAGGCGGGCCGCCGCAGCCTGGTGCTGCAGCGCAACAGCAACGGCCACGTCCGCGGCTACGTCAACTTCCGCGGCCCCCAGGACTGGCACGCCGGCCTCGACCTCACAGACACCGAAGCAGTACGCGCGCGCCTCCTCGCCCAGTACCAGGGCTGGCACGAGAGCCTGCTGGACATCCTGCGCGACAACGAGGGCAGTTTCATCAACCGGCCCATGTTCGTCCTTCCCGTTCACCACTCCTGGCAGCGCGTCCCCGGCATCACCCTGCTCGGCGACGCCGCCCACCTGATGCCACCCGTCGGCGTCGGCGCCAACCTCGCCCTGCTCGACGGCGCCGAACTCGCCCAAGCCGTCATCGACCACCCCACCATCGCCCAGGCCCTCGACGCCTACGAAAGCGTCATGCTGCCCCGCGCCACCGACAACGCCAAGACGGCCCAGCAGATGCTCACCACCCTCATGCCCGACACCGACTCCGACGACGCCGCCTTCCCCGACAGCCTCTGGCCAGCCAACACCCTGCCTGACTCGCGACCCGCTCACACCAACTGA
- a CDS encoding TetR/AcrR family transcriptional regulator, whose protein sequence is MTGTTAGRRERKKAQTRQALTDAAVRLFTERGFDNVGVREVAEAADVSLSTLFKHFPSKEALVFDLDTDMESALVAAVRDRAPGQPVLHALRDHMVRTRTAVRTDDPTFVLIESTPALRDYARRMWLRHESTLAAVLAEVTGLAPEDPAIAGLARFTLEAPSIARAGEDPARTMRDLFTLLEHGWAATPLAGQEDHAGRDG, encoded by the coding sequence ATGACCGGGACAACGGCAGGACGTCGCGAACGCAAGAAGGCCCAGACGAGGCAGGCCTTGACGGATGCTGCTGTGCGGCTGTTCACCGAGCGCGGCTTCGACAACGTCGGCGTACGCGAGGTGGCGGAGGCGGCCGACGTCTCGCTGAGCACGCTCTTCAAGCACTTCCCCAGCAAGGAAGCCCTCGTCTTCGACCTGGACACGGACATGGAGAGCGCCCTCGTCGCCGCCGTTCGCGACCGAGCCCCCGGCCAGCCCGTGCTGCACGCCCTGCGCGACCATATGGTGCGCACCCGAACCGCCGTGCGGACCGACGACCCCACTTTCGTCCTCATCGAATCCACCCCCGCGCTGCGGGACTACGCCCGGCGCATGTGGTTGCGCCACGAGAGCACGCTGGCCGCCGTCCTCGCCGAGGTCACCGGGCTCGCCCCGGAAGACCCCGCCATCGCCGGCCTGGCACGCTTCACGCTGGAAGCCCCCAGCATCGCCCGTGCAGGCGAAGACCCGGCCCGAACCATGCGCGACCTGTTCACCCTGCTGGAACACGGCTGGGCCGCCACCCCCCTGGCGGGACAGGAAGACCACGCCGGTCGGGACGGGTGA